Part of the Chloroflexota bacterium genome is shown below.
AAAGGGCGCAGATAACCTTACCCTCCCCCACCTGTCCCTTGATCTTCGCCAGGCTTTCATTGATGAAGTGGCTCGCTGTCCAGTTGCCCTGACAGCCGCAGATGTTATAGAGGAAGTTCTTCAGGATGGTCTTTCCGTCCGGCGTATGCACTACCTCAGGGTGAAATTGCAGCCCGAATAATCCGCGGTCATTGCCCATGACGGCGATGGGGCAATTGCTAGTATAGGCCAGGGTGCTAAAGCCGGGAGGCAGTTCCACCACCTGGTCGCCGTGGCTCATCCATACTGGCAGAGAAAAGGGAAGATATTCGAAAAGAGGAGAGTCCTGACTTCGATGCAGAGTGGCACGCCCGTACTCCCGCTTCTCCCTGGCGGCCACCTGGCCGCCCAACTGGTGGGCGATGAGGTGCATCCCGTAGCAGATGCCCAACACCGGCAAACGCTTCTCATAGACATAGCTCGGGGGGCTGGGACAACCTGGGTCATAGACGCTAGCTGGGCTACCCGAAAGAATGAAGCCTTTCGGGTGCAGAGGGGCAATCTTCTCCCACGGGGTGTCGTAAGTCACCAGCTCGCAGTATACTTTGCACTCCCGCACCCGCCGGGCAATAAGCATGCTATACTGCGATCCCAGGTCAAAGATAACCACCGCATCCCGTTCAGCGCCGGGGGCTGGCCCCTCCTGTGGGACAGGCTGCTGCCCCTCTTTTTGCTTAGCGATTTCGAGGTAAGTGGCTACCTCGACATCATCACTGGTAGGTACTCGATGATCGTCAACCATACTATTTGCTGCTGGAAGTACCGATGAAGAGGCCTCTCCGGGCGTCTCTCGGGAGTCTTTGGCAAATTATACTAGAACCCGATTTCTGGTACAACATTCGTGGTGTCTTCCTTTTTGGCAATTGATGACATAGAATTGAATAAGGGAAGATGGCAGCCCCATTGACCTTCGCTGCATTCATCGGACAGAAGAGCGGTTAGGAAAAGGTGAAAGAATTCGACATCATTGAGCACACGGCTGACATTGGCATTAAAGCCTATGGGGCGAATCTAAAGGAAGCCTTTGCTAATGCAGCTTACGCCATGTTCAGCTTGATAGCCGGTCTAGAAAATGTGAGGGAGAGCGTCCGCCGTCAGATAACGGTAGAAGCCGAGGATCGGGAGGGTTTGCTGGTATCCTGGCTAAACGAGCTACTCTACATATTTGATGTCGAGAGGACGATCTTCAAGAGGTTTGAGGTGACAGAGCTTGGTGAGACCAGTCTCAAAGCCGAGGGCTATGGAGAGCTGCTAGATCAATCGCGCCACACCCTTAAAGGCGCGCTCAAGGCAGCTACTTATCACATGCTGAAGATAGAGGAGAACAACGAATACAGCGTTCGAGTGATCTTCGACGCATAGAGGAGAGGAAGACATGGCACGCTGGGACGGCCCGCTGAACAA
Proteins encoded:
- a CDS encoding archease, whose translation is MKEFDIIEHTADIGIKAYGANLKEAFANAAYAMFSLIAGLENVRESVRRQITVEAEDREGLLVSWLNELLYIFDVERTIFKRFEVTELGETSLKAEGYGELLDQSRHTLKGALKAATYHMLKIEENNEYSVRVIFDA